The following coding sequences are from one Dermacentor silvarum isolate Dsil-2018 chromosome 4, BIME_Dsil_1.4, whole genome shotgun sequence window:
- the LOC119449979 gene encoding dehydrogenase/reductase SDR family member on chromosome X homolog translates to MISLINHVVFFVKDMLWLYVLSAYYLLWECLLRIKSQLSPQEQMSYGCMLNKTVLVTGGSGGIGHETIRALLSLGARVIDGSPDTNFNKEQRKHLLLDGQPTAQVELLHLDLSSMASVKTFAENILKSESKLDLLICNAGVMLMPYQETEDGFESHMSINYLGHCLLTALLLPLLIAAGNKGPTARIVNVSSCAHKAARINLDDLHSRKRYSCYHGYTQSKLAQVLFTKSLAKRLQAKVIPVTVNCVHPGIVNTQLYQRVWWAPLVAGLVFKTPEESVKTVLHAALSSELEGISGCYLEECALAQPLSVCNDRSIQERLWNKTWALLKPWLNDCASTVNTLLAS, encoded by the exons CTTTGTTAAGGACATGCTCTGGTTATACGTCCTGTCAGCCTATTATCTTCTCTGGGAGTGCCTACTGCGGATAAAAAGCCAGCTTTCGCCGCAAGAGCAGATGTCAT ATGGCTGCATGCTGAACAAAACTGTTTTAGTGACGGGAGGATCAGGAGGCATAGGGCACGAGACAATCCGAGCGCTTTTATCTCTGGGCGCTCGAGTTATTGATG GAAGTCCAGACACCAACTTCAATAAGGAACAGCGAAAGCACTTGCTTTTGGATGGCCAACCTACGGCACAAG TGGAGCTGCTGCATCTTGACCTGAGCTCAATGGCTTCTGTAAAGACATTCGCAGAAAATATACTTAAAAGTGAAAGCAAACTTGACCTCCTTATTTGCAATG CTGGTGTGATGCTGATGCCGTACCAGGAAACAGAAGATGGGTTTGAGTCACACATGAGCATTAACTACCTTGGCCACTGCCTACTGACTGCCTTGCTGCTGCCTCTGCTGATTGCTGCTGGTAACAAAGGACCAACAGCAAGGATTGTTAATGTGTCTTCGTGTGCACATAAAGCTgcccgcataaacttggacgacCTCCACAGCAG AAAGAGGTACTCCTGTTACCACGGTTACACTCAGTCAAAGTTGGCACAGGTGCTGTTCACAAAATCGCTTGCAAAGCGTTTGCAAGCCAAGGTTATTCCTGTGACTGTCAACTGCGTCCACCCAGGAATTGTGAACACTCAACTTTACCAGAGGGTGTGGTGGGCCCCACTAGTTGCCGGCCTTGTCTTCAAG ACACCGGAAGAGAGTGTTAAGACTGTACTGCATGCAGCGCTTTCGAGCGAGCTTGAAGGCATCAGCGGCTGCTATCTGGAGGAATGTGCACTGGCTCAGCCTCTCTCCGTGTGCAACGACCGCTCCATCCAAGAGAGACTTTGGAACAAGACATGGGCGCTGCTCAAGCCATGGTTAAATGACTGTGCCAGTACTGTGAACACCCTGCTTGCCTCCTGA
- the LOC119449983 gene encoding anaphase-promoting complex subunit 15B-like isoform X3 produces the protein MEAPQFPSLQPRIADQPWFNIDRPCDDESELTQLEKEHQSALTSIAQRHSDLVPIGKTAAELQDEDEEDDEDDDNEDDESDSNEDEDDELDADDINYDQDSPMFH, from the exons ATGGAGGCGCCTCAGTTTCCTTCTCTACAGCCGAGAATAGCCGATCAGCCTTGGTTCAACATTGACCGTCCTTGCGATGATGAATCCGAGTTAACCCAGCTAGAAAAAGAACACCAGAGCGCG CTCACCAGCATTGCGCAGAGGCACAGCGACCTTGTTCCGATCGGGAAAACTGCAGCAGAA TTGCAGGATGAAGATGAAGAAGACGATGAAGATGACGACAATGAAGACGACGAAAGTGATAGCAATGAGGATGAAGACGATGAGCTGGACGCAGACGACATCAATTATGATCAAGACTCACCG ATGTTCCATTAG
- the LOC119449983 gene encoding anaphase-promoting complex subunit 15B-like isoform X6 has product MEAPQFPSLQPRIADQPWFNIDRPCDDESELTQLEKEHQSALTSIAQRHSDLVPIGKTAAEDEDEEDDEDDDNEDDESDSNEDEDDELDADDINYDQDSPMFH; this is encoded by the exons ATGGAGGCGCCTCAGTTTCCTTCTCTACAGCCGAGAATAGCCGATCAGCCTTGGTTCAACATTGACCGTCCTTGCGATGATGAATCCGAGTTAACCCAGCTAGAAAAAGAACACCAGAGCGCG CTCACCAGCATTGCGCAGAGGCACAGCGACCTTGTTCCGATCGGGAAAACTGCAGCAGAA GATGAAGATGAAGAAGACGATGAAGATGACGACAATGAAGACGACGAAAGTGATAGCAATGAGGATGAAGACGATGAGCTGGACGCAGACGACATCAATTATGATCAAGACTCACCG ATGTTCCATTAG